A single Solidesulfovibrio fructosivorans JJ] DNA region contains:
- a CDS encoding nitroreductase family protein: MPVFRPSNVLARFGTACGCRAGISRAESESQAKIVRRRRSVRVFADRRLSMRELRDLIGSVAKGLTDGRTDPARFIVVEASRTMARVTGLAARWLRREGLLADGVAPDADAGRIVFGGAPHLVVAYGESGSAKAAEDCALAMARLEWAGAAMGLGSCFAGEIVRAAAGSPELAAALSVPSGHTVHAALFIGYPGFAPRQQETTPGVRIIWL, encoded by the coding sequence GTGCCTGTTTTTAGGCCGTCCAACGTGCTGGCGCGGTTCGGCACGGCCTGCGGCTGCCGGGCCGGCATTTCCCGGGCCGAAAGCGAATCCCAGGCCAAAATCGTGAGGCGCCGGCGTTCGGTGCGGGTCTTCGCCGACCGGCGGCTGTCCATGCGTGAGCTTCGGGACCTCATCGGCTCGGTGGCCAAGGGCCTGACCGACGGCCGCACGGACCCCGCCCGGTTCATCGTAGTGGAAGCGTCCCGGACCATGGCCCGCGTGACCGGGCTTGCCGCGCGCTGGCTGCGCCGGGAAGGCCTCCTGGCCGACGGCGTGGCCCCGGATGCCGATGCCGGCCGGATCGTCTTCGGCGGCGCGCCCCATCTGGTCGTGGCCTACGGGGAAAGCGGCTCGGCCAAGGCCGCCGAGGATTGCGCCCTGGCCATGGCTCGCCTGGAATGGGCCGGAGCCGCCATGGGCCTTGGCAGTTGCTTTGCCGGCGAGATCGTCCGGGCCGCCGCCGGTTCGCCCGAACTGGCCGCCGCCTTGTCCGTCCCGAGCGGACATACCGTGCATGCGGCGCTTTTCATCGGCTATCCCGGCTTTGCTCCGCGGCAGCAGGAAACCACGCCCGGCGTGCGGATCATCTGGCTGTAG